The following nucleotide sequence is from Psilocybe cubensis strain MGC-MH-2018 chromosome 13, whole genome shotgun sequence.
ACAAATTTGAGTTCCGaattgatgaagaagggTGGTTGTTTTGGTCTTCTGACAAGCCAGTTTCAATGATTGAGCATCATGGCTTAGAATAGGATCGATCTCGGTGTTCATGAGTGATTCGTCCTATATATTCATTGACTTTCATTGGGGTAATTTGGGATAATATGCCGCTAATTTTGGATGATAAAGGACTTGGCGTTTCGTAGCCAAGACCCTGTTCTAAATTTAGATTTTCTTGAAAACCTCGTACAGCAAGCGTAGTGAGTTCAAGATAATAAGCTAAGGTAGATGTATGTATAACGTACTCATGATTATATCTAGCAGacaatttttttaaaaaaacccCCCGTTATTCAAGGTTTATTCCTACAATATTAAGAATAATGGCCATTCTAGAGTGCCATGCAAACAAACGCCGTTTGTCATGTAAAAGAGATTAGCCATGGGTGAACTCGAGTAGAATCTTTTTATAGCCTCAGGAAGAGGTCGAAGAATCTTCTGAATAGACATAGACAACGTGCTCAATATATTTCTGAATCCACGCTTGTTTCTCGATGCCCGTGACTCTGACAGACTGTCAGGTGGGATAGATTTGAATTGAAGATTTAAAGCGCCAAGAACATCATCTCGACACTGGCACAACGCTGCTATTCCGAGGTGCATCCCAAACAACCTTTTCACATTGAAGACACAGAGGTCGCATAGAAATTTTTTTTCGAGGTTTTGCAATATTTTCGGAATTTTCAGAGATGCGACGGGTATAAAACTTGTGGAAAGCTCTCTGGATTTGAGCAACAAAACGAAAGACTCGCAATGTTTCCTAAACTCGCACTCTACGCTTTCGCACTCATCTCTGTGGTACACGGTCAGCTCGTAGGCACGTACCAGTCCGAAACGCACCCCTCTCTGAGCTGGCAAAAGTGCACGAAGAGCGGCTGCACTAACACTGCTGGCAGCGTCGTCCTCGACGCTAATTGGCGCTGGGTCCACACCAAAAGCGGGTACACCAATTGCTACACAGGAAACACCTGGGATAGCAGCCTCTGCTCTGATAACAAAAGCTGCGCTGCTAATTGCGCCCTCGATGGCGCCGACTATTTTGGAACATATGGGATCACGACAAGCGGCAATGCTTTGACTCTGAAGTTCATcaccaacaacagcaacggCAAGAACATAGGATCCCGAGTGTACCTTATGGCCAGCGACACCAAATACCAGATGTTCAAACTTCTTAACCAAGAGTTCACTTTCGACGTCGATCTCTCCAAGTTGCCCTGTGGCCTGAACGGAGCTCTCTATTTCTCGGCTATGGACGAAGACGGTGGAATGGCAAGATTCTCCACCAACAAGGCTGGCGCCAAGTACGGCACTGGATATTGCGATTCGCAGTGCCCAAGAGACATCAAGTTCATCAACGGAGAGGTCAGTCGTCGATTTGTCATGACTCGTATCAGGTGCTGACCATCATCCAAAAGGCCAACGCGGAAGGATGGAAGCCATCTGCTAACGATGCCAACGCCGGAACGGGCAACTATGGCTCCTGCTGCAACGAGATGGACGTCTGGGAAGCCAACTCCATTTCTGCTGCGTACACCCCTCACCCATGCGACGGGACACAGTCTTCGCGCTGCAGCGGCAGTGCCTGTGGCGGAGAATCCGACCGATACGGCAGCATCTGCGATCCCGATGGCTGCGATTTCAATTCTTTCCGTATGGGCGACAAGTCCTTCTACGGTCCAGGGCTCAAGGTCAACACCAACTCCAAGTTCACCGTAGTCACGCAGTTCATCACCGACTCCGGAACCGCTTCTGGAACGCTGAAAGAGATTCGCCGCCTGTACGTCCAGAACGGCAAGATCATCCAGAACTCCAAAGTCAACGTACCAGGAATGTCGTCGAGCTACGATTCCATCACCCAACAGTTCTGCAATGACGCCAAGGCCGCGTTCGGCGATACCGACAGCTTCAGCAAGCACGGTGGTATGGCGGGCATCTCCAAGTCGATGGCCAACGGCATGGTCCTCGTACTCAGTGTTTGGGATGACCACACCGCCAACATGCTCTGGCTTGACAGCAACTATCCTACCGATGCCGACGCATCGAAGCCAGGTATTGCTCGTGGCACATGCTCGACCTCTTCCGGAAAGCCGACCGACGTTGAATCTTCTGCGGCCAGCGCCCAGGTCATCTACTCCAACATCAAATTTGGCGATATTGGAACGACCTATTCAGGTACGGCTTAATGGCGAAAATAAGTTCTTCATTGGATCTGGATACGCTAGTAGCATGTATACATATTTGTATCAAGCTAGTAAGCTAATAGTCGCTAAAAGCAAATTTTACGTGCCAGATGTATGATGATTTGATGAAAAGCATGTCGGATCTTGAGTGCAGCTGCAGAACGAATCACTAATATGCTGACCAGAGATCCACAAGAGGCGGCGCCGGTAGATCATAGGGCTTCGAGGTGCTATTTTTTATCAATATATGACCAATAAGATTCAAAAAACAAAGCTCCCCTGATATTTTAACGTGTTTGATTATAAAATCTTCCATCCATTGGGGCATGTGTACTCGACTTCGTCTCGATGTTCAGCAATCTAGACGATATTAAAATTAACAGCAAATACGGATATTAACGTGAATGCGGGGATACTATTACAAGCCGAGCCAAACTATGCGTCTAAGGTGAATGTCCTGTTTGGCTGACGACGGTCTTCTCGAGGACCGTAGTCCTCATATCGGCTTCTGCCATGGACTCGCGGTCTCTCCGCAGTCCCCTCTCCCTAGGGGGAGAAAGACGCCTCATGGGAGATCCACTCCGATCTCTTTGCTTCATCACGATGCCACCActacccccaccaccaccactcaTATTACTCGGGGTCGTTGGAGGGGTGCCACTTCTTGAAATTCTCCCTCTGGAGGAGGCATTGGACGCAGTTCGCGATGGTGGCAAAGGCCCCGGGCTTGTCCCAGCGGACGTAGGGGTTGGTGGTCGGTCCCAAAACATCAACTTCCCGTACCAGGTTTTCCGTCTCTCGGCGTATGCCTTTTCTTCCCGTCGCCTCTCAAATGTGCTTCGGTAGCGTTCATATGAATCACGAAAGTTTTTATCGACTCGAGAAGAAAATATCAACTCTCCACGAGGATTTGTAGCCGGGGGTATAGTGTGTAAAGGTCTTGTTGTAGATGGAGATCTCTGTCGATTGACAGGGGTTGGAGAGGACGATCGAGAGGTGGTGGTAGAAACGACGGACGTGCTTTCTTCAGGACGAGGAAAAAAGAACGTAAGAGGGTTCCAGTAGAACTTTGAACCCAATGGAGGTTTGCGGACATTCAGATACATGTTAAACGAACGAAGGGCTCGATTGGCGTGAGGAACATATCTTTTCGGAGTGAGTTCGTAGCGAAGACAGAGATGAGTATAATGCTCACTTGTTTGCATATGCAATCTTCTCTGAATACATGCCGCTGGCGAAGAACAGCACAAGAGTGGTGACACTCACAAATAGAAGGCCAGTTGAAAAGTACGGATGTACAGTGACGTCGGTTTCAGGCGTATATATTTCTGGCAAAAGGCGTTGCAAAACTATCTTCAATGGTATGGCGAGAATGGATATATGAGGTGGTAAGATCACTTCGCACAGAAGAATTGCTATGACTGTGAGAAGTTGAAACAGAAACACTGGATGTCGAAGTGATGAGATTGTCAGGCCTTTTGAATACAAACGGACGTACGCTGGTAGCGCTTTTTGCGCCGCTGGAGATTGGCTGCATTTGTTTTGAGCCTTTCTTCAAAGAGAAGTAAATCCCTATATGTTGCGCTATCATTCGGGGGACCAAATGAGCCTTTGGAAGCCAAATTTGAGCGCGGGGGCATGAGGCGTTTGGTGGAACGAGTTCAAGGCCATTTGCACCCGGAACTCAGCACAATACGCGGCCACGACTCGATAAAACATGACAaaataagataagataagatctTGTCACATCAAGTTGAACTTATTATTTCTTTGCGATCACTCTTCCATCCCATAATGCCATGTGTAGGGCCTCATGGAAAATGGCCTTTCAAACTCTTACTTTCACTTTCGTCCAATCTCTCACTGGTATTGCATTGCAATGAATGAAATGTCAGGTAGGCCTCCCTATTCCGCTTTTGCGAACATACCCATATATATTACAACCTGAACCTCCTCTTTTCATGGACTAGACACTAATTACTACGAGAGCAGTATTATGTCTACACAGGGTCAGTTAATGTAAAATTCTGCTACGAACTGCACCACTGAAGTTCTAAGTACGTTTCCTAGGAATGCAATTGGCGCCAACCGGCGTTCACTCGACGCCTCACGCTACTAAGACGGAAAGCTACAGTACGTGCATGAAATATCGCCAGCCTTTAAGGCTCATGAAAACCAACCTATTTAGATACCATTCAGAGTATGTTCCTTTGATTTTCATCTTGGATAATCTAAAATGTTTCCATCGTAGCTCCTGAACCTACAGTTTGTAAGAAATACGCCTGACATAGCGAACATGGCTAAATGGATTATTTTTGACAGCCTGCTGGAAGGGATGTAACGTGTTTAAGTCCAATCCTGCTTCAAAACTGAAATGTAAGTCTGGAGCTTTTTATCTTCAAATCATGGTGAATAATTCATTTTGCTCATCATTTTCTGGCAGACGAGCTTCCCGAGACCGTCAAGGCCGCAAGAGAAGGTTGGCAATGGACATGTCAGAGCGGGGCAGTTGTTGTGAGTTTTTATTCGTCTGTTCACATTTGTGATGGGATGTTTATACCCCACAACTATAGTCAGGTCTtctcgctgctgctgctgctcagCTGCTCGTGTTTTTCAAGACAGATTCGACTTTCAATCCAGACATCAATACCAGTGGGGGCTGGAAAGGCTTTATCTTAGGAATGTGCTACATGGCCCTATTCCTTAACATCAGCGCAACCATAAGCTCTTTCATACTCATCGATAACCTGGGTGAAATTGGATTTAGAGCGTCATGCAACTCTGACAATCTAGAGGGTTTTGGCCTAGGAACAGGAAAACTTGTAACAAATCAAGACAACTTACTCATCAAGTTCGGCGCGAGCCCCGCATGGAGGATGATGTTGTATCACTGTGAGTATTATCATTACTACTCCAGATATCCAAGGTCTAGTATTCAGACAATCATGATTAGGGTTGATCACATTCTACGCCGGAATAGTCACCCTTATCGTATCTATCCTGACGTACGTCATATTGCAAGAATCTCTAGCAATCAAGATTGCTATGGGTGTGGCTGTCGGGGTTACTCTTCTTCCTACCACcattttcattttcgttCGCCCAATAATTGAAGGTTGAGCGATGAAGGGATGAGAACACTCCGAGCTAGTTCAGCTTGACCTTGTAACACCTGTCATTTAACGATACATATTGTTCTGATGGGTAATACAGATTATGGAGTTATCCTTGATTTTCTGAACACAGGAGAGTAAGCACGAAGTACAAAATGTAacgaaaagaacaaaagctCGATATATAATGAGATATGACGAGCAAACAATTGAACGAAAATTCCAAGCGACGATGTggtgagaaagagaaaacggTAAAGAGTGGACGACAAATAAGGTTTTGTCAATACATAGTTCGGGGTTGATGTGGAGCTAATCAAGTCATTTTAGACTTGTCTTCCAACGATGCGAGAAGAAATTCCTCGCTTCCTTTGGTTTCTTTTGGAATAGCGTCTGGTAGACTTGAGAGAACGCCTGAATGACCCGGGTGCTTGCCCATCGAGTCCAGAGCATCCTTGAGAGGTGACGCTGGTAACCTTGTTCTTGACGATGGTGGAGAGAAGATCGAAACTTTAAACGGAGGCCAAAGAAATCAATATCGCGACGAAGGATCACCGTAAAGAGAAAAATGTCTCACTGAGGGgtatcgtcgtcgtcgtcatcatcgtcattgtCATCTTCTGTGCTATCATCGATGTCCAGGTTTTCAAATAAACtgtcgaggtcgaggatGTCCTGAGAGGGCGAAAACTCGATAACATTCGAATGGAATTGGCTAATCACGTACCCAAACAATCAAGATGGATTGTGTGCTAGTTTTTCCAAACTTTCGGATAAGGTCGTGCAGGCAGTCATCGTCTGCTTCCTCGCCCGCCCCACTAATTACTTCATGAGCATCGGAACGTGGCAGTGGTTCAAAAGAATTACCATGTAGTAGTAATATTCAGACCCAGAGTCTGCGCCGTAGGAGTGATAGTCTCGATGGTCTCTGGACACAACCCAGAGTCTTTGTCAAAGGCGCAGGTAGCAATAAGCCCAATATTCAACGGTGCTAGGAGCTGTACAGAATCAACGGTTCAATGTACATCATAGACTGGAGTAACATAGTATACTTACAGCCGGCAAGCAATTTCTCGATCTCTCAAAGCCAACGGGGGTCAATCCAGGCAGGTGCAGCGACGGGGTCTCTGCATTTGAGATGATAtagacggtgttgttgaaagAGGCCGCAGCAGCGAAGCTAACTGCACAGGCAAGAACAAATAAAAGAGAGTTGTTTAGAACCATTTTGGTCTAGGTCGATTGAAGAGTGCCTGAGTGAGGTTAAGCAGTTCCTGAAGGCAATGAAGCTTCAAAACTCTTGGAGAGTATGGCATGCCAGGAGGACGAAGATTTTATACAGCCTGTTGATTTCTCACAGCCcggaaggaagaagatgctTCAGGGTTGGTTCAGGGTATTGAGCGGAGACTAGAAGCACCTTTTGTCGCCTTTAGGCACCACATTTGTGATGCTCTGCACCAAGCGAGCGGCCGGCAGCATAGGAGTGATAGGCGGAAGCTGTTCAGTCAGGACTCAATGACGATACGCATATACGCGTTCGACGCGGTCCTCTTGCCAGTCAGTGAAAGTCGTCACCACATGTGTACCTGGTCAAAAATCGGTGTTAAGGCGGGGACGGAAGAGACCATGGTTAACGTTTGGTCAACTCACAACTGATTGATCCGTGTTTGTTCGGAGGACTGTGCCAAGCATATTTCCCTGTTTTGCAGTGCTCAGATAGCTAGATAATTGTGCAGCTCACAGAACCTAGACTAACAACGATTAAAAAGAGTGTTCTGTTTGGACTTAGGTGACACTATGTGACAGCGACTGATGAGAGGGTTAAAGAGACTGCAACTTCAAATGCGATACACCATGATGAGACAGTAACTGGTCGACTACCAGCCGATATGCCGGAACCTAAAAATAAATACTGAAAAGGACGCCAAGAAATGCAAGTAGATCAGACTTCAAATCTGAACTGGAACCCAGGCGCCGATGCGTTGTCAAAGCAGCCATTGACGAGAGCAAAGTTATACTCGTACATAGGATTAACATTGAATCTCTGAAAATTGACTTCGACCCAACTTCAAAGGGGCCAAACTCCAAAATGATAATTATTGTCCGGCTCTCACTGGTGTCTATTCATACATGGTTTCTGTTGGAGATAGAAGTGCAGAGCGGTTTAAATAATATTGAAAGGGAAATAGTACGGCTTATGTGCAATTTTATACGTTCAAAATTTTCAATTCTCTTCGCTGGGACATAGGTAGCCATGCATGTGGTGACGTACGATCATTCCGAGCTCAGCATCTTGTGTTTTATGTATCTCATGGTACCCTGTATCGGATGGCTCGGTTAAAAAAATATTGTGTTAATGTGGCACTGACCCTACTCACTGCCAAATTGTTTTGCTTTGTCTCAACCCATACTGAACGCCGGTTAGAGGTCGAAAAATGCATTGGAACAGAATCATTTTCGGCCAAGACAACACGGCCGTTGAGGCTGAAAAATGTTGATAATTAGTCAATGGACTTATTTGCTCTTAATAGTGAAATTCCTACTAACGATGACAACAAAGCTACTGAAAAGACTATAATCCCAGATTCGGTTAAATACCATGCTAACTGGATAAATGATGATTAGACGCACCTTTGGGCAAAATTTGGTAGATCGTTAACCAAACGACTAGGGATATTCAAATTGGCCTATCAGAAAGATacagtagctccagaatgAGTCTTCGATACGCACAATTGAGCGGGTTAACCAAAAACTGATGTATTGTCAGGTCACAAATTGGAAGTACGGCGAAAGAAACCAACTCACAAAAATTAGCAATGCCAAACCGGCTGTGGTTGATAAAAGCCCTGTTTCTATAATCCGTTCACGCGGAGAGCATGCTGACAGACGGAACTTCTCTTACTGATGGTCCATGCTATGACTGTATCCACTAGCCACAAAGGTCTAGAGTGCTATGAGATATTCATTTTGTCCTCCGGATGGAAAGACTCTTTACCTTGCTTCCACCTTCAAATTTTTCCCCTTGAATGCAAGATAATATATAAGAAAAGCAGATATCGTGTGATCAACAGCACACCGAATGGAGAATATCAAAAGAATCAATGTCTTTTTCTCAAAAAGAAACAGTGGAAAAATCTTGGCGCCTATCAATTCCGAAACTGCAGTTATAGTCAGGCCTAAACGCAGGAAAGCTATCAAGGCATATACGAAGAGGATGTATAGCCCGTGGCGCCCAAATATCCGAATACGATTTGCAAAAAACATCTGCATTGGTCGGTCGGTCGGTATAATAGGCCTTGAGAAAATCTCAAAAAAGGCTTACTTGAACAATGAACTCGATAATCCCACCAATTCCCAAAGAGAGTTTTCCGGTAATAGGAAATTGAGCTATTAAACTGATTTGAGGCAGATAGTAATCGGTAACATTATAGGTGTATTGCGCGTGGCAGCAACATATGGAGTGCGCTACTTCGCATGTGCTATTGAGAAACGTAAGCATAAGCAAGGCAAGACTTCGACTGTGCGACCTAACCCGATAAAAAAGACCTAAAAAATTTCAATGGCGTTCCAGTAACTGTCGTAACGAAAAGGCTGGTTGCTTACAAGATACTTTAGTATCAGTTTGTCATCAGGAAATCGTGTATAATAGACGTAGATTTGGACCACCACGACCCCAAGCAGCGAGCACTGGATGACGTTCCCTACAAGAAATGTTCCAAATAGAGTGGTAAAATCAATTGGATAAGGACTCAGAGGATTCATGTGAATCTGTAGTAGGAGAGGCCCTAGGAGAATAGATGTAATCTGGCAAGCCAGGATTCGCCCAACTTAAAAGGGTTTTTAGAACCAAGTATATCTTAATGATACTTCTAATATCATGATGATGTTTCTTCGTCTACTTGATGGTCCACAGAAAGACACTCTTTCATTTGATATTTTCATCAAAATTCCGCTACTAGTGAGTG
It contains:
- a CDS encoding putative 1,4-beta-D-glucan cellobiohydrolase B: MFPKLALYAFALISVVHGQLVGTYQSETHPSLSWQKCTKSGCTNTAGSVVLDANWRWVHTKSGYTNCYTGNTWDSSLCSDNKSCAANCALDGADYFGTYGITTSGNALTLKFITNNSNGKNIGSRVYLMASDTKYQMFKLLNQEFTFDVDLSKLPCGLNGALYFSAMDEDGGMARFSTNKAGAKYGTGYCDSQCPRDIKFINGEANAEGWKPSANDANAGTGNYGSCCNEMDVWEANSISAAYTPHPCDGTQSSRCSGSACGGESDRYGSICDPDGCDFNSFRMGDKSFYGPGLKVNTNSKFTVVTQFITDSGTASGTLKEIRRLYVQNGKIIQNSKVNVPGMSSSYDSITQQFCNDAKAAFGDTDSFSKHGGMAGISKSMANGMVLVLSVWDDHTANMLWLDSNYPTDADASKPGIARGTCSTSSGKPTDVESSAASAQVIYSNIKFGDIGTTYSGTA